The nucleotide window tcgatcaaccgttcacacaagttccatgttatcccactttctcatctactctctGCACATCAACCCAATTAATCTACGAGCCCCCAAATCTTTGGAGACCCGAGCGCCCGGTGAggtcccacgtggtcacaatgagaacatgcaaactccaaacaaacagaacgcgaggtcaggattgaacccggttcgctgacactgtgaagcagcatctcttccagctgcaccactgtgtggcaCAAACTAATAAGGTCAAATAAATAAAAGTATGTAAACCAGAAATAACAGAAAGCGACCAGATAAAGCTTATTTCAATGTGGTAAACTTAATGCAGGTAAGATGAGGTGTGATTAGATTGCACATTATAGCAGTGTGACAGGGCATTGCAATACGTATTAACAATCACAGAATCATTGGGTTCATTAGAGATCGGGATGTATTAATATGGAAGATTAACAAACAGGCCCACAACTTTAGCAAGCCCAACTTCAAGCGAATGAATGAAGCACTTACACTTACAAATGTTGATTAATAATGTCACAGCTAACGCAAATAGGCATCGCGTTAAGCGCTGATTCACAAATGGGGAAGAAGGAATTGACGAGTTTCTCTCGGGAGTCTAGGGAGAATGGCCCTCGGGAGGGGAGAAACGGGAAAGAGTAAGTATTTATTTGTGGTTTGGTCAAAGTGTATATTTTCAACTGGGTAGTTGCAAATTCCCAGCCTGCTCCAAAATTTGGACGATCCTGAAGAATTCTGATCCTAGCCTGAAATGTCTTAATTTGAAGCCCGCACTCAATGACCAGGGTAATATGAAACCCTTAAAAAATCCCTCCGCAAATCTCGCGTTGTCAtcgatttttaaatgatatttttGGGTACAATTTGAAAATACTATGCAATTAAAATTCAATCGCACGTGATACACATTCTGTTTTCCACACATACAAAATCGAGTTGTACTTCGAGCTCTAATTAATCTAATAACCCGATTTTTCTGCTATTTTAGAATGATTTTAAGTTTGCAGTTTACTCCAAAGTGTTTGTTCGAACCACATATCCGTATTCGAGCATTATAAATAGCTGTGTGATATTTATATTCACTATAATGtatattttaaaaagttgaaatGTTTTGAATGACATCATAGTTAACAGTAGAACATTTAGAATTCTGAACTGAATCCAGCACTTCCGAAATTTTAGcaaggaaataaaatgaaaaagcaGATTGCTTTTAAAAATCCTATGCTAAGATTTCATTCCGTATCATTTAAGAGTGTGAGACAATTCCATGTTATACCACAGATATACTACCCTGGTTTGAGTATCATATTACTTTATACTACCAGTAAACTCTGAGTGGAGGACACTGCTCAAGGGTTTGTCAGTTGTGAATACTTCTTGTTTGCTACCCTATTTTGGTAAGATTAAATAATGTTGTGAATCTTTTATAGTTGCCCAAATCACAGGAACAGACTGCACCACAGCTTAACACTTCATTCAGAGAGCAGCGTAGCAACTATACTAGAAAGGCAGAAaaatggaactgcaggtgttagTTTACAAACAAATAGAAAATACACAACGGGTTTATAGGCAAAtagctggacaaaggccaggggtGAAAAGACATAAAGTATGAGACAAATAAATTGAGGATTACGAATTATAAAGATAgatgaaggaatataggtggaaagggggaggggggggggggggggggtgggggggggggggggagtggctggagggggagagggggggaacgggggggggggggggggggggggggggattcaaggAAGTCGCATGGAAGAACGGGAAGAGGGGTTTTCGTAACCTAAAATTAGATAATTCgatgttcacaccattgggttgtaatctctaagtggaatatgaggtgttgttcctacagtttgcatgtggcctcactctggcaatggagattcGGGACAaaaaaaagtcagtgtgggaatgggaggaggagttgtggttagcaactgggagatccagttggccttggtggaccgaaagTTCACTGaatctacacttggtcttgcAGAAGTACAGTAGGTGACATGGGGGACACCGGATGCAGAAGACAAGGTTAGAGGTGGTGCCCATAaattgtctcacctggaaggactgctggcacCCTGCGAGGtataggtatagggacaggtgttacatctcccgCGGTTGTACAGGAAAGTATGTAGGGAGGGAATGGTTTTGGTGTGCAAGGGATGAGTGAACTAAGCATACACAGATAAAGCAGACTCTCcagaagcagaaaggggtgggatgAGAAGATGTAACTGGTTGTGGGTTCACATTGGAGATGATGTCAATGTTCGAGATTGATGTATTGAATGCGCAGTCTGATGGGGTGAAATATGAGGACCAGAGGAACTCTATTCTTGTTCcgtctggagggagggggagtgagagtagGACCACTAGATGCGGGAAGTTGGCATGTTATATACTGGACATGATTGTTAATCAGGGTTAGTTCCCAGATAATTCTCAGTCCAAACAATTTTGTATTTTCTTGTTTCTGACAGCACCTGAGCCAGAATAAGATGTGCCACCAACTGACACCAGGAATAGATGCTTGTAAAGCTAAATCATTCTTTGGTATATATTGTTGTTTTGTCGAAGGATCTTCAACCTAAAATGTTAATGCCCATTCTCTTCACCCATTCAGGCACATGACATTCCTTACATCAAAATACAAGTTTTTTATATTAACGGGTGATTTTGCGAGGACTATTCGTTATTccgagcattttctgttttttgtttcagCATCTCAGGGTTTTCATTTTGGTTTATGCTtagttattttttaataattctaAACAACAAAATAATGGGGTACGGTTACATCAAAAACGTTGTATGCATTTGTGCTGGTCTTTAACAGCAGGGGATGTTGAGATTTTTCCAGGGACACATTTGGTGGTGTTTTTTACAGTTGATTACTGAAGCAACATGACCAACTAAAGCTAACCTAGTCTCATCTGCCGCACATTATcgatatccctcctttccctggaTATCCAAGaacggtctcgaaccgaaacgtcacatatccatgttctccagggctgctgcctgttgagatacttcagcactttgtctcctttcGTGTCCTTATGTCTTATTAAAAGGCCTCATACGCCACGATCgtatctgttatttgtacttcGTCATTTCATTTTGTGACTGCATTTTAGTTTCGTTTGACAAAACCAACATGGACAAGGACACAAGTTCTCCAAATTGGAGAACATCTCGAGTGCAGATATACAGCTGATCAACAGTGGGCTTAAGAGCCGACCAGAGTGAGTACACCACCTCCCACCTGCTAAACTGTCCTGCTCACAGTCTAGCCTTTAAAGTACAAGCAATACTTTGATATCTATTAATATATTTCAATTGCGTTTGGATTTTTTTTCGAAATGCTCTGATGACTTTCTTTGTTTCCGATTCATATTTGACGTACAATGCACCTCAGCGAGCGCGATGTTTAAACGCGTGTACAGCTTCCCGTAAAAAAGTGGACATGGGTTAGTGAAGTCACCAGGACAGGCGCTGCTCGCTGGCTAACAACCCCCTCCAtcacccccagccccagccccagcccccgtcaaccccagccccagcccctcggTCACTGTACCTTGAGCACAATGTCCGCTGCTCTGCTGAATCTGAACCTGATGAAGGCTCCCAACCCGATGGGGATTAAAGTACTGCAGAGAGTAAGAATTATCGCCCTAAAGGGCAGGAGCTGAACCACCGGAGTGTCAATCCAGGCTCGACTGTAAATCCACAAGCACAAGGGCATCAGCAGCAGCGCCAGGAGAGTGGAGGACACGGTCATTATTATGCTGGAGGGGACATAAGCGGAGGACAAATGAGTCAGACCAACCTCTGTTATAAAACACGGAGCGATCGCCCGCCTCAGCGCTCTCACCCACACGGGCGATGCTCGAGTCCCGGccggcatctcccccccccccccccccccccccccccccccccccccccccccccccatcctctgtcAGTTCCGCACACAACCTCACACCCCTCAACTTCACATCCCAgcaacacacaccccacactctacaacccgcccccccccctacatcatcACCACTCCAACACACATTAACTCCATCAGCATCACATCTCATCAAtatcacactcccccccccccccctacacccacaCCCTCACCACCACTGGTCACCCCTCGCACCCCTAGGCCGCAttaccccacaccctccctcacaccctCTTGCCCCACAACCCATCACCAGCACCAACCTTAGCCCAACACGCAGACCCCACACTTGCAGCGTAACCCATCGCCATCAAACCCCCCCTCACCCAAacccccacacaccactctcacccccccccccccccccaccctccctacaCTCCCTacaccctcgccccccccccccaggcctcaCACCAACCCTCATCCTGCCCCATCCCCATCACCCCCACATCTTCTCATCCCCACACCTATCAGCCCAAATGCCCCAATCCTCTCTCGTCCCACACCTTTCTTTCTGGAGAATAACCCGCTGGGGTCCCTGCTACTGGCTCTTATTCTCCCCCCACCTGTACCCCGGCCCGTAAGTAGCCAGATGGGCTGCTGTAGCTCGGTGGCGCCGGGAAGAGTCGGGAAAGTGAGTCCCTTTACCTGAGGTTCATCTCTCCATTGACCAGAAGGGCCATGATGTTAGAGAGGTTCCCGCCGGGGCAGCAGCCGCACAGCAGCACGGCCACGGCCGCCACCTCGTCTAGGGAGAAGGCCAGGGCGAGCAGGAAGGCCACCATGGGCATGATGAGGAACTGGGCGACGGCGGCCAGCAGGACACCCAGCGGCCGCCTGATGTGGCCTCCCAGGCGGGGCATGTCCACAGTGCAGCCGAGCCCcaacatactgaagcacaggaTCGCCGCCACCAACACATTGACGCCCTGGCTCAGCGCAGAGTCCCAGAAGGGTTGGGTGGGAAGACCAGTTGGGGTGGAAACTTGGGAACCGCTCCCACTGCTGGATCCCTGCATATCTGTCTGAGCGGCCAAGTCCGCTGTTGTGTTCCCATAGGACTCCGTGTCCCAGTCGGCAGCCGGCGCCCAAGTGGCAATGGGTGCCCAGGTATGGTCTTGCATCGTGAGGGTGGGTGGCTGCCTGGCCCGTGGTCACAGCCGGTGAAGCGGACACCCTGTTTCCTTCGAGGAAGCCCGAGCACTCGGCACACGTATCCCGGGCGCATTTATTTATATCGGCTGGGAATCGGCTTCTCCGATGGTTTCTTCCACTGCGATCTTATTGGCGAGAGGGCAGTCCTTGCCCCTGACTAGTATCAGCGCCAGAAGTGCGATTAGTATCTTGGTACAAAAGctgccccttccctccctctgcgCAAATCTCCCGTTTATCAAGCGTCGTTCtgttagtttaagagatacagcgtgcaatcCGGTCCGGAGCGATCACCCGTACGCTGcttctaccctacacaccaggggcaatttacaggagccaattaatctataaacccgtgtaggagggaattgcagatgctggtttacaccgaacatggacacaaaatgctggattaattcagccggtcaggcatgctgactggagaaaaggaacaggcgatgtttcggatcgagaccctactACTGAGTAaaaggaaaggaaaacgagagaccTTTCTTCGATTGTCGTtacattttgcatatcttccattcattgttcaaTTGTTGCAActgtgtatcttttttttttagacaACAGGTCGCCACTGCATTTGAGCACCAACTGTGAATCCAGCTCAAATCCCAGCTGGTTCCAGTCGGAAGCAAAGAGACTAGAGGAGTTTTTGGTCGGAAACGGGGAGAGGTTAATTGCGAGAGGAAAAAAATAATACATGGGCAATACTGCACATGGCACAAATAAAACCGATACACGACCCATGTActacacatgctggaatcttgaggaaaacagaAACAGCCAGAGGAAACAGGGGCGCAgcctgagttgctgccttatagcgccagagacccgggttcgatcctgactactgagtTA belongs to Leucoraja erinacea ecotype New England chromosome 1, Leri_hhj_1, whole genome shotgun sequence and includes:
- the slc10a4 gene encoding sodium/bile acid cotransporter 4, giving the protein MQDHTWAPIATWAPAADWDTESYGNTTADLAAQTDMQGSSSGSGSQVSTPTGLPTQPFWDSALSQGVNVLVAAILCFSMLGLGCTVDMPRLGGHIRRPLGVLLAAVAQFLIMPMVAFLLALAFSLDEVAAVAVLLCGCCPGGNLSNIMALLVNGEMNLSIIMTVSSTLLALLLMPLCLWIYSRAWIDTPVVQLLPFRAIILTLCSTLIPIGLGAFIRFRFSRAADIVLKISLWSLMVTLLILFILTGTMLGPDLLATIPASVYIVALLMPLVGCVAGYGLATLFKLPPNCKRTVSLETGCQNVQLCTAILKLAFPPQIIGGIYMFPLLYALFQAAEAALFVLGYKLYRREVLRKQEPSDQEETDISYKKLKEEEISESVYGAVSEHHSTAIEPTVSVTQM